Proteins encoded in a region of the Triticum dicoccoides isolate Atlit2015 ecotype Zavitan chromosome 3A, WEW_v2.0, whole genome shotgun sequence genome:
- the LOC119267654 gene encoding U11/U12 small nuclear ribonucleoprotein 59 kDa protein-like, which produces MFPQPNAFGPLRPPQPPPWQWQWQQQQHHHHHHPHQQLPFQPEAAALAAASSFWQRDNVREHLKKLQETVAISSALINELEEIALVRNSSDASAQEPDSSAVASSSGSGVSSPGRPCHFSELASEIKISQDTHESLATDAANYLCSQLQHLLAPISSAINQDGPWAEKSAMVSLAQKLQKSKRNKRWRKRKRKHVAELFQKESAEFDRVDQEADEWRARQIANDIAKRKVESMKQIAKKKANEERKRLESELELALMVEKLQELRSVRVEKLKKQGHFLPEEDDKYLERVKAAVEEEERQAATAARTDAAKDAILTAEESRKAAHNTTAQEDGLGQPKSGSAPEQNQGDASISERSDHASQKTEHDDQKVEIKGPAHSESLTNLPFEFYHYYHGSSYDLGTLIEVRRMWDSFIRPGGSRIPGHWVQPPPPANDVWASYLVQPK; this is translated from the exons ATGTTCCCACAGCCGAATGCCTTTGGACCACTGCGGCCTCCTCAGCCTCCGCCATGGCAgtggcagtggcagcagcagcagcaccaccaccaccaccacccgcaccAGCAGCTCCCTTTCCAGCCTGAGGCGGCGGCACTGGCGGCGGCCAGTTCCTTTTGGCAGCGTGACAATGTGCGGGAGCATTTGAAGAAGCTGCAAGAGACCGTCGCGATTTCAAGCGCTCT GATAAACGAGCTAGAGGAGATTGCACTTGTGAGGAATTCATCGGATGCTAGTGCACAAGAACCAGATTCGTCTGCAGTAGCATCGTCTTCAGGGTCTGGCGTCTCTTCTCCAGGCAGGCCTTGCCATTTTTCAGAGCTTGCAAGTGAAATCAAGATTAGCCAAGACACTCATGAATCTCTGGCGACAGATGCGGCCAATTATCTCTGTTCTCAACTTCAGCACCTCCTGGCACCTATTTCTTCCGCTATTAACCAAGACGGTCCCTGGGCAGAAAAATCGGCAATGGTTTCGTTAGCTCAGAAGCTGCAGAAGTCCAAGAGAAATAAGCgatggaggaagaggaagagaaagcaTGTAGCAGAGCTTTTCCAGAAG GAAAGTGCAGAATTTGACAGAGTTGATCAGGAAGCTGATGAATGGAGGGCTAGGCAAATAGCTAATGACATTGCAAAACGCAAG GTGGAAAGCATGAAGCAGATTGCCAAGAAGAAAGCAAATGAGGAAAGAAAACGTCTAGAATCTGAG CTCGAGCTTGCACTAATGGTCGAGAAACTACAGGAGCTCCGCTCTGTAAgggttgaaaaactgaagaaacaag GTCATTTTCTGCCAGAAGAGGATGATAAATATCTTGAGCGTGTCAAGGCTGCAGTTGAGGAAGAGGAGCGCCAAGCTGCAACTGCTGCCCGAACTGATGCTGCGAAGGATGCTATTCTCACCGCTGAGGAATCAAGGAAGGCTGCCCATAATACAACTGCTCAAGAAGATGGCCTTGGACAACCTAAAAGTGGGTCGGCGCCAGAGCAGAACCAAGGAGATGCAAGCATAAGTGAGAGAAGTGATCATGCAAGTCAAAAGACAGAACATGATGATCAAAAGGTCGAGATAAAAGGTCCTGCGCATTCCGAATCTCTGACCAATCTGCCTTTTGAGTTCTACCACTATTATCATGGAAGTAGCTATGACCTGGGGACACTCATTGAG GTACGCAGAATGTGGGATTCTTTTATCAGACCTGGAGGAAG CCGTATACCTGGCCACTGGGTTCAGCCACCCCCTCCAGCTAATGATGTATGGGCATCATATTTGGTGCAGCCCAAGTAA
- the LOC119267653 gene encoding 54S ribosomal protein L51, mitochondrial-like — translation MALRGVWQLQKLVVNFCDWGGSSKGIRAFMESHLPALKEKNPQLEVVTQLVRGQHPNLKGIYKNHNERVVCVRNLAPEDIMLQASRLRCSLGRKVVKLRTRHVTKRPSVQGTWTTELKM, via the exons ATGGCGCTGAGGGGCGTCTGGCAGCTGCAGAAGCTCGTGGTGAACTTCTGCGATTGGGGAGGGAGCAGCAAGGGGATCAG GGCTTTTATGGAGTCGCATCTTCCAGCTCTGAAGGAAAAGAATCCCCAGTTAGAGGTGGTGACACAGCTTGTCCGTGGTCAGCATCCCAACTTGAAGGGCATTTACA AAAACCATAACGAGAGAGTTGTTTGCGTCAGAAACTTGGCACCTGAGGACATAATGTTGCAAGCTAGTAGGCTAAGGTGTTCTCTGGGCAGGAAAGTCGTGAAGCTGAGAACCAGACACGTGACGAAAAGGCCAAGCGTCCAGGGAACATGGACGACGGAGCTGAAGATGTGA